Proteins encoded by one window of Aliivibrio wodanis:
- the secD gene encoding protein-export membrane protein SecD: MLNRFPLWKYLMVVSVLLISALYALPNLYGEDPAVQITGSRGAEVQTSTLDVVAENLKNNGIDYKSIAFENGTVLVRFNDTDSQISARDIINESLGKDYIVALNLAALTPDWLTSIGAAPMKLGLDLRGGVHFLMEVDMDAAMSKLIGQQEESFRTDLREAKVRYRAIRESGKDAVEVILRNEEQLAKAKKVLSDVHRDMTFVDSETNGQFKLTATFTEQRIQEIRNYAVEQNITIIRNRVNELGVAEPLVQRQGASRIVVELPGVQDTARAKEILGATATLEFREVDDKADLVAAASGRAPAGSEIKEDRNGRPVVLKKRIILGGASITDASSSADEYGRPQVNISLDSEGGSKMTAFSRKNIGKLMATVFTEYKDSGRRTPEGRVILAKTEEVINQATIQSALGRSFRITGIDSQAEAHNLALLLRAGALIAPISIVEERTIGPSMGQQNIDMGIQACIWGMVAVMLFTLVYYRGFGLVANLALAANLVLIIGVMSMIPGATMTLPGIAGIVLTVGMAVDANVLIFERIREELRDGRNPQQAIHQGYANAFSTIADANITTLITAIILFAVGTGAIKGFAVTLSIGILTSMFTAIVGTRCVINLVYGGKRVDKLSI, encoded by the coding sequence GTGCTAAACCGTTTCCCTTTATGGAAGTATTTGATGGTAGTTTCAGTACTACTTATCTCCGCTCTCTATGCACTTCCAAACCTCTATGGTGAAGATCCAGCCGTTCAAATCACGGGTAGCCGTGGTGCTGAGGTTCAGACCTCTACGCTGGATGTTGTCGCTGAAAATTTAAAGAACAATGGTATTGATTATAAGTCAATCGCATTTGAAAATGGCACTGTTCTTGTTCGTTTTAATGATACTGATTCTCAGATCAGTGCTCGAGATATCATTAACGAGTCATTAGGCAAAGATTATATTGTTGCACTTAACCTTGCTGCATTAACTCCTGATTGGCTAACGTCAATTGGTGCGGCTCCAATGAAGCTTGGTCTTGATTTACGTGGTGGTGTTCACTTCTTAATGGAAGTGGATATGGACGCGGCAATGAGTAAGTTAATTGGCCAACAAGAAGAATCATTTCGTACTGATTTACGTGAAGCAAAAGTCCGTTACCGTGCAATACGTGAATCAGGTAAAGATGCTGTTGAAGTTATCCTTCGTAATGAAGAACAGTTAGCTAAAGCTAAAAAAGTATTATCTGATGTTCATCGTGATATGACATTTGTTGATTCTGAGACAAATGGCCAATTCAAGTTGACGGCTACCTTCACCGAACAACGTATACAAGAAATCCGTAATTATGCGGTTGAGCAAAACATTACCATTATCCGTAACCGTGTTAATGAACTTGGTGTTGCAGAGCCTCTAGTTCAACGTCAAGGCGCTAGTCGTATTGTGGTTGAATTACCGGGTGTTCAAGATACTGCTCGTGCAAAAGAAATCTTAGGCGCAACGGCAACACTTGAGTTCCGTGAAGTTGATGATAAAGCGGATTTAGTTGCTGCAGCTAGTGGCCGTGCTCCTGCTGGTAGTGAAATAAAAGAAGATCGTAACGGTCGTCCTGTTGTTCTGAAAAAACGTATTATCCTTGGTGGAGCAAGCATTACTGATGCTAGCTCAAGCGCTGATGAATACGGTCGTCCACAAGTTAACATCTCACTGGATAGTGAAGGTGGTAGCAAGATGACGGCATTCTCTCGTAAAAATATCGGCAAGCTAATGGCTACGGTATTCACTGAGTACAAAGACAGTGGTCGCCGTACTCCTGAAGGTCGCGTTATTCTTGCTAAAACAGAAGAAGTCATTAACCAAGCAACTATTCAATCAGCATTGGGTCGTAGTTTCCGTATTACGGGCATCGACTCTCAAGCTGAAGCGCATAACCTTGCTTTACTACTTCGTGCTGGTGCGCTAATTGCTCCAATCTCGATAGTTGAAGAACGTACGATTGGTCCATCTATGGGTCAGCAAAATATCGATATGGGTATTCAAGCATGTATCTGGGGTATGGTTGCAGTAATGCTATTTACTCTAGTTTATTACCGTGGTTTTGGTTTGGTTGCTAACTTGGCGCTTGCTGCTAACTTGGTGTTAATTATTGGCGTTATGTCGATGATCCCAGGGGCAACAATGACCTTACCTGGTATTGCAGGTATTGTATTAACTGTTGGTATGGCTGTAGATGCAAACGTTCTTATTTTTGAGCGTATTCGTGAAGAATTGAGAGATGGACGTAATCCACAGCAAGCAATTCACCAAGGTTATGCGAATGCATTTAGTACTATTGCCGATGCAAACATTACAACATTAATTACAGCAATTATTCTTTTTGCTGTAGGTACTGGTGCAATCAAAGGTTTCGCAGTAACGCTGTCTATTGGTATTTTGACTTCAATGTTTACCGCTATTGTAGGTACTCGTTGTGTTATTAACTTAGTTTACGGCGGAAAGCGCGTAGACAAATTGTCGATCTAA
- a CDS encoding putative preprotein translocase, membrane subunit, translating to MNFFSQAHAAGEAGAQGGGMQMFIMLGMFAVIFYFMIYRPQAKRQKEHKNLMSSMGKGDEVLTAGGLVGKITKASEENDYVVIELNANNEVTIKKDFVSAVLPKGTLKSL from the coding sequence ATGAATTTTTTCTCTCAAGCTCATGCAGCTGGTGAAGCAGGAGCACAAGGCGGTGGCATGCAAATGTTTATCATGCTGGGTATGTTTGCTGTTATCTTCTACTTTATGATTTATCGCCCACAAGCGAAACGTCAAAAAGAACACAAAAACCTAATGTCTTCTATGGGTAAGGGCGATGAAGTTCTTACTGCAGGCGGTTTAGTAGGTAAAATCACTAAAGCATCTGAAGAAAATGATTACGTTGTTATTGAGCTTAATGCGAATAATGAAGTGACAATTAAAAAGGATTTTGTTTCAGCAGTTTTGCCAAAGGGCACGCTGAAATCACTATAA
- the tgt gene encoding queuine tRNA-ribosyltransferase (tRNA-guanine transglycosylase) — translation MKYELLKKQGRARRGQLQFDRGTVETPAFMPVGTYGTVKGMTPEEVKDTGAEILLGNTFHLWLRPGQEIMKLHGDLHDFMNWKGPILTDSGGFQVFSLGKTRKITEEGVHFRSPVNGDKIFMDAEKSMQIQYDLGSDVVMIFDECTPYPATHDEARISMERSIRWADRSRNEFDRQENPNALFGIVQGGVYEDLRDVSVEALTKIGFDGYAVGGLAVGEPKEDMHRILEHTCPQLPEDKPRYLMGVGKPEDLVEGVRRGIDMFDCVMPTRNARNGHLFVTGGVIKIRNAKHKTDTTPLDPECDCYTCQNYSKSYLHHLDRCNEILGARLNTIHNLRYYQRIMASIRKALEEERFEQFVEEFYARRDREVPPLKDL, via the coding sequence GTGAAATACGAACTACTTAAAAAACAAGGTCGCGCACGTCGCGGTCAATTACAATTTGACCGTGGTACGGTTGAGACTCCAGCATTTATGCCAGTAGGTACTTACGGTACTGTTAAAGGCATGACTCCTGAAGAAGTAAAAGACACTGGTGCAGAGATCTTACTGGGTAACACATTCCATTTATGGTTACGTCCTGGTCAAGAGATCATGAAATTGCACGGTGATTTACATGACTTTATGAACTGGAAAGGCCCGATTTTAACCGATTCAGGCGGTTTCCAAGTATTCAGCCTTGGTAAAACACGTAAGATCACTGAAGAAGGCGTACATTTCCGTAGCCCTGTAAATGGTGATAAGATCTTTATGGATGCTGAGAAATCAATGCAAATCCAGTACGATCTTGGCTCTGATGTGGTTATGATTTTTGATGAATGTACGCCATATCCAGCAACACATGACGAAGCGCGCATTTCAATGGAACGTTCAATTCGTTGGGCTGATCGTAGCCGTAATGAATTTGATCGCCAAGAAAACCCGAATGCACTATTTGGTATTGTTCAAGGTGGTGTATACGAAGATTTACGTGATGTTTCAGTTGAAGCACTAACTAAGATCGGTTTTGATGGCTATGCTGTTGGTGGTCTGGCTGTTGGTGAGCCAAAAGAAGATATGCACCGCATTTTAGAACATACATGCCCACAATTACCTGAAGATAAGCCACGATACTTAATGGGTGTTGGTAAGCCAGAAGATTTAGTTGAAGGTGTTCGTCGCGGTATTGATATGTTTGACTGTGTTATGCCAACGCGTAATGCACGTAATGGTCACCTATTTGTGACTGGCGGTGTGATCAAGATCCGTAATGCGAAACATAAAACAGATACAACACCACTAGATCCTGAGTGTGATTGTTATACTTGTCAGAATTACAGCAAATCTTACTTACATCATTTAGATCGTTGTAATGAAATTTTAGGTGCGCGTTTAAATACGATTCATAACTTACGTTATTACCAACGTATTATGGCGAGCATCCGTAAGGCTCTGGAAGAAGAACGTTTTGAGCAGTTCGTAGAAGAGTTCTATGCACGCCGTGATCGTGAAGTTCCACCATTAAAAGACCTTTAA
- the queA gene encoding S-adenosylmethionine:tRNA ribosyltransferase-isomerase encodes MQVSDFHFELPDELIARYPQPERTASRLLQLNGNSGELVDGQFTNVLDLVQSGDLVVFNNTRVIPARMFGVKASGGKLEVLVERVLDEHSVLAHVRCSKSPKPGNQLWLGENQEYEAEMVARHDTLFEIRFISEKKVLDILDEIGHMPLPPYIDRPDEDADKERYQTVYNEKPGAVAAPTAGLHFDTEILEKMKAKGVEFAYVTLHVGAGTFQPVRVDNILEHHMHSEYAEVSQEVVDAVKATKARGGRVISIGTTSVRSLESAAQHALKQGTELAPFFDDTEIFIYPGYEFQVVDALVTNFHLPESTLIMLVSAFAGYENTMKAYDQAVNNQYRFFSYGDAMFITKKTA; translated from the coding sequence ATGCAAGTATCCGATTTCCACTTTGAATTACCCGATGAACTTATTGCCCGTTACCCTCAACCTGAGCGTACGGCAAGTCGCCTATTACAATTAAACGGTAATAGCGGTGAATTAGTCGATGGTCAGTTTACTAATGTGCTGGATTTAGTGCAGAGTGGCGATCTTGTCGTCTTTAACAATACCCGTGTTATTCCTGCGCGTATGTTTGGTGTAAAAGCATCAGGCGGAAAATTGGAAGTTTTGGTTGAACGTGTTCTTGATGAGCATTCAGTTTTAGCACATGTACGTTGCTCTAAATCACCAAAGCCTGGCAATCAACTGTGGTTAGGTGAGAATCAAGAGTACGAAGCAGAAATGGTTGCCCGCCATGATACTTTATTTGAAATTCGTTTTATTTCTGAAAAGAAAGTATTAGATATTTTAGATGAAATCGGTCATATGCCATTACCGCCTTATATCGATCGTCCAGATGAAGATGCAGATAAAGAACGCTATCAAACGGTTTATAATGAAAAACCGGGAGCCGTTGCTGCGCCAACCGCTGGTTTACACTTTGATACAGAGATTCTAGAAAAAATGAAAGCAAAAGGCGTAGAATTTGCCTACGTTACGCTTCATGTTGGTGCGGGTACATTCCAACCTGTCCGTGTCGATAATATTTTAGAACATCATATGCATTCAGAGTATGCGGAAGTATCTCAAGAAGTGGTTGATGCAGTTAAAGCAACTAAAGCACGTGGTGGCCGAGTAATTTCTATAGGAACAACCTCCGTTCGCTCGCTTGAAAGTGCTGCGCAACATGCGTTAAAACAAGGCACCGAGTTAGCGCCATTTTTTGATGACACTGAAATATTTATCTACCCAGGTTACGAATTCCAAGTAGTAGATGCATTGGTAACAAACTTCCATTTACCTGAATCAACTCTGATTATGCTTGTCAGTGCTTTTGCGGGTTATGAAAATACCATGAAGGCGTATGATCAAGCGGTAAATAATCAATACCGTTTCTTTAGTTACGGCGATGCGATGTTCATTACCAAGAAAACAGCGTAA
- a CDS encoding putative acetoin utilization protein: protein MFTISDLMTTHPHTLLRSNSLEDAKALMDEHGIRHIPIVDTEHTLIGLVTQRDLLAAQMSCLEKPTFEDISTLDIPLNAIMHENIMSISPHGGLKSAAVFMQKHKVGCLPVVEHGKLVGIITDSDFVTIAINLLELQEEVDPIEIDE from the coding sequence ATGTTTACCATTAGCGACTTAATGACAACTCATCCTCATACTCTGCTTCGTTCTAATTCTTTAGAAGATGCCAAAGCATTAATGGACGAGCACGGTATTAGGCATATACCTATTGTAGATACTGAGCACACACTGATTGGATTAGTCACTCAACGAGATTTATTGGCAGCTCAAATGTCGTGTTTAGAAAAACCAACCTTCGAAGATATCTCAACGCTAGATATTCCACTCAATGCTATTATGCATGAAAATATCATGAGTATTTCTCCACACGGAGGATTAAAATCAGCGGCAGTGTTCATGCAGAAACACAAAGTGGGTTGTTTACCCGTTGTTGAGCATGGGAAGTTGGTAGGCATAATCACGGATTCAGATTTTGTTACCATTGCAATTAATCTATTAGAGCTGCAAGAGGAAGTTGATCCGATAGAGATTGATGAATAA
- the aceA gene encoding isocitrate lyase — MTTFKPQTRQQQIDALKKDWADNPRWNGVNRPYTAEEVINLRGSFAPENTIAQKGADRLWSLVNGSSKKGYVNCLGALTGGQAVQQAKAGIEAIYLSGWQVAADNNTASTMYPDQSLYPVDSVPSVVKRINNSFRRADQIQWSTGTAPEDGIDYFLPIVADAEAGFGGVLNGYELMRNMIESGAAGVHFEDQLASVKKCGHMGGKVLVPTQEAVQKLVAARLAADVAGTTTLVIARTDANAADLLTSDCDPYDQEFIEGERTAEGFYKVTAGIDQAISRGLAYSPYADLVWCETATPCLEEARKFAEAIHAEYPDQLLAYNCSPSFNWEKNLDSETIAKFQQELADMGYKYQFITLAGIHSMWFNMFELAHSYAQGEGMRHYVEMVQRKEFESASKGYTFVAHQQEVGTGYFDIMTNTIQGGKSSVTALTGSTEEEQFKTNA; from the coding sequence AAAAAGATTGGGCTGATAACCCTCGTTGGAACGGGGTAAATCGTCCATATACTGCTGAAGAAGTTATTAACCTTCGTGGCTCTTTTGCACCAGAGAATACCATTGCCCAGAAAGGGGCAGACAGATTATGGTCGTTGGTGAATGGCTCGTCTAAAAAAGGATATGTGAATTGTCTTGGTGCATTAACTGGTGGACAAGCAGTTCAGCAAGCAAAAGCGGGAATTGAAGCTATTTACCTTTCAGGTTGGCAGGTCGCTGCGGATAATAATACCGCGTCAACCATGTACCCAGACCAATCATTGTACCCGGTAGACTCTGTGCCTTCGGTAGTTAAGCGTATTAATAATTCTTTCCGTCGTGCGGATCAAATTCAGTGGTCAACAGGAACAGCTCCTGAAGATGGTATTGATTATTTTCTTCCGATTGTTGCCGATGCAGAAGCTGGTTTTGGTGGTGTACTTAATGGTTATGAATTAATGCGTAACATGATTGAATCTGGTGCCGCAGGGGTTCACTTTGAAGATCAGCTAGCATCTGTGAAAAAATGTGGTCATATGGGTGGTAAAGTATTAGTACCAACTCAAGAAGCGGTTCAAAAACTGGTAGCAGCACGACTCGCTGCCGATGTAGCTGGCACGACGACATTAGTTATTGCAAGAACCGATGCTAATGCCGCAGATCTGCTGACCTCTGATTGTGACCCATACGATCAAGAGTTCATTGAAGGCGAACGTACAGCGGAAGGTTTCTACAAAGTAACCGCGGGTATTGACCAAGCAATTTCTCGTGGTCTTGCGTATTCACCATACGCTGATTTAGTGTGGTGTGAAACGGCAACCCCATGTTTGGAAGAGGCTCGTAAGTTTGCTGAAGCTATTCATGCAGAATACCCAGATCAATTACTGGCGTATAACTGTTCGCCATCGTTTAACTGGGAGAAAAATCTCGATTCAGAAACGATTGCTAAGTTCCAACAAGAATTGGCTGATATGGGCTACAAATACCAATTTATTACGCTAGCTGGCATTCATAGTATGTGGTTTAACATGTTTGAACTCGCACATTCTTATGCGCAAGGTGAAGGTATGCGTCACTATGTTGAAATGGTTCAACGTAAAGAGTTTGAATCAGCATCTAAAGGGTATACGTTCGTGGCACACCAACAAGAAGTGGGTACGGGTTACTTTGATATTATGACCAATACCATTCAAGGTGGAAAATCGTCAGTGACCGCATTAACAGGATCAACTGAAGAAGAGCAATTTAAAACCAATGCTTAA